ttgctgtctctgcctggccggttcccctctctccactgggattctctgcctctaaccctattacaggggctgagtcactggcttactggtgctcttccatgccattcctaggaggggtgcgtcacttgagtgggttgagtcactgacgtgatcttcctgtctgggttggcgccccccttgggttgtgccgtggcggagatctttgtgggctatacttggccttgtctcaggatggtaagttggtggttgaagatatccctctagtggagtgggggctgtgctttggcaaagtgggtggggttatatcctgcctgtttggccctgtccgggggtatcgtcagatggggccacagtgtctcccgacccctcccgACCCCTccaatatttatgctgcagtagtttatgtgtcgggggtctagggtcagtctgttatatctggagtatttctcctgtcttatccggtgtcctgtgtgaatttaagtatgctctctctaattctctctctctttctttctctctctcggaggacctgagccctaggaccatgcctcaggactacctggcctgatgactccttgctgtccccagtccacctggccgtgctgctgctcgtttcaactgttctgcctgcagctatggaaccctgacctgttcaccgtacgtgctacctgtcccagacctgctgttttcaactctctagagacagcaggaacggtagagatactctcaatgatcggctatgaaaagccaactggcattgactcctgaggtgctgacctgttgcaccctcgacaacaactgtgattattattatttgaccctgctggtcatctatgaacatttgaacatcttggctatgttctgttataatctccacctggcacagccagaagaggactggccacccctcatagcctggttcctctctaggtttcttcctaggttctggcttttcatgggagtttttcctagccaccgtgcttctacacctgcattgcttgctgtttggggttttaggctgggattctgtaaagcacttgagatatcagctgatgtaagaagggctttataaatacatgttatttgatttgagtgTATATCTATGAGTGCAGTCAAGTTGTGCATTAACAGAGGAATGGTGAGGTACCTCTAGGTGCTCTTGCAGGGCCACTGTCCACACTGCCTCCATGGCCCATGTACCTACAGTCTGGAGGAGCCCAACCCACATCACAGTGGCAGTTCTTATTGCTGTTGCACACCTGGCAATGTCAGAGGATATTGAGCCATATTATTAATTTAACATCAACAGTATGGGCCAGTCCATTGTGAGCTATACAATATAACTCCTATAAAGGGAGACAGGCAGCTGGTTTGCTCACCCCGTGTCCGTTGCATTTGCTCTGACAATCGTCGACGCCGAACAAAGACACATCCTGACACCGCTGGTTCCAACAGGCCTGAACCACAACATGGTCAGTAATACCAATCATCATTTTAGATATTTATGTAAACTCAGATAACAACACAGAAAACCTCTCCTATATCCCTATTACAAAAGGTCAAATTACCCATTCCACAAAAACAAAAGTATTTTGCATTGTATTTCTATAGTTGAGGAAATGCCCACCTTGCCAAGACCACACGCGGTGCCCTGTGCCACCATAGCAGGGTCGGAGACGTCGTCGCCAAGGTGGAAGTAGGTTCCCCGGCAGACAAAGTCGCTGTAGTTAAATTTTACTTTGGTGGTCAGGATCTCAGCGCTGGTGCCTAGCAATGGACGGTCGTTGCCTCCCTGGCACTGGAGCCTCCCACAATGCACATCTCTGAAAAGTCAGACACAGTCAGAGCAACAGTCAGACATATAGaagtgttcattaggcaccaaattgaAGAATAAGGACTGAAATAGGGCAGGACTACATTAACTTGTCCAATAAAATATGCTAATTGTGTTATCTGTTGCGAAACATTTTGCTACGATGTGCCctaatgaacgtggtacctactTGCTAGGGCAGGGGATGTAGGTTCCGTTTGGCATCTGGCCACAGTTGCCGTATTTGTTGCCCTGTTTGTTGACGGAGGAAAAGCAGACAGGCGGAGCccttgtggaatctgaaaagaaaAGGGAGTTTAAACAATCATAATTGTCTCAAAGATCCTACAGTAAAAGTGTCTGAACAACACTGCCTCCTGAGTTTATGAGCCAATCTCAATTCTCCAACTCTGCAACATATGGCATATGAAGATTTGATATGATGTCATAACTCACCAAAACAGTTTCTTCAATCACTAGTAGtgacaatatatatacagttgaagtcggacaccttagccaaatacatttaaactccgtttttcacaatttctgacgtttaatcctagtaaaaattccctgtcttaggtcagttaggatcaccactttattttaagaatgtcagaataaaagtagagagaatgatttatttcagctttatttctttcatcacattcccagtgggtcagaagtttacatacactcaattagtatttggtagcattgccttgaaattgtttaacttgggtcaaatgtttcgggtagccttccacaagcttcccacaataagttgggtgcattttggcccattcctcctgacagagatggtgtaactgagtcaggtttgtaggccttttttctataggattgaggtcagggctttgtgatggccactccaataccttggctttgttgtccttaagccattttaccacaattttggaagtgtgcttggggtcattgtccatttagaagacccatttgtgaccaagctttaacttcctgactgatgtcttgagatgttgcttcaatatatccacataattttcctccctcatgacgccatctattttgtgaagtgcaccagtccctcctgcagcaaagcacccccacaacatgatgctgccacccccgtgcttcacagtcgggatggtgttcttcggtttgcaagcctcccactttttcttccaaacataacgatggtcattattgccaaacagttctatttttgtttcatcagaccagagaacatttcccaaaaaagtacgatctttgtccccatatgcagttgcaaaccgtattctggctattttatggcggttttggagcagtggcttcttccttgctgaatggcctttcaggttatgtcgatataggactcgttttactgtggatatagatacttttgtacctgtgtcctccagcatcttcacaaggtccttcgctgttgttctgggattgatttgcacttttcgcaccaaagtacgttcatctctaggagacagaacgcgtctccttcctgagcggtatgacggctgcgtggtcccatggtgtttatacttgcgtactattgttagtacagatgaacgtcaggcgtttggaaattgctcccaaggacggaccagacttgttgaggtctacaattgtttttctgaggtcttgctgatttcttttgattgtcccatgatgtcaagcaaagaggcactgagtttgaaggtaggccttgaaatacatccacaggtacacctccaattgactcaaatgatgtcaattagcctatcagaagcttctaacacCATGAtggaattttctggaattttccaagctgtttaaaggcacagtcaactgagtgtatgtaaacttctgacccactggaattgcaatacagtgaattataagtgaaataatctgtttgtaaacaattgttggaaaaattacttgtgtcatgcacaaagtagatgccctaaccgacttgccaaaactatagtttgttaacaagaagtttgtggtgtggttgaaaaacaagttttaatgactccaacctaagtgtatgtaaacttccgacttaaactgtaggAATCTTTTGTCCAGGGAAGTATTCTCTGTTGCTTTTAAAAAGTTCCAGTTCCGCTGACCAGTCAGTCCAGAACTCTGGGGTTCAGATCTCGAGGTTCTACAGTACTTGGTCAAAGTACTGAAACAAGTCCAAATAACTAGCCACTAGCTCCCCACAGTGGTATCAATCATATGATATACTATCGTTGATGGGGATCCCTTCGGGTCGCAGTTTGCTGGCAGGGCATCCCTGGAAAGAAAAGGTTTGAAAGAGCTCCTAACTTTAGGTTTAGGATTAATTATTAAGGGGTCTGGTCTCTCTGCATGTCCAGGAGTTGTAACGATCCTTTGCTGCAACGCCACCACCTGtaaactggtcctggggcccagTGTTCCTCCGATGGGCATCTGTTGTGACCAACTGCAAGGTGGGCCAAGCATCTCCTCCCTTCTTGTCTCCTTCACTGGCACCCTTACTACACACAACTCACACCATTCAACCTCATCACTGAAACACTAATACTGAACACCTACATTTAAATCAGCTCAGGCGTTAGTATCATATTTATTATAATCAAATATGTTTATAACTCAGATTGTTATGTTCTTGTCTATTACAgttctgtattttgtcatgtatttgtatgttttatgtggacaccaggaagagtagctgctgcatgtgcaataGCTAATAgtgatcctaataaactaaactgttACATGATCTATCACAAGAAGCTGAACAAAGGTCTAAATCATAAACCCCTTTACTGATCTACTGTCTATTTGCTCTGTCTGACCAGCTGCGTTCAGGTGGATGGATGTGTCGGCAGCCCCTGGGGAGTGTGACCTCCCAGAGCACTGCACCGGTACCTCTCCCTACTGCCCCCCAACGTGTTCCTGCAGAACGGCGAGCCCTGCGAGGAAGGCCCTCCTACTGCTACAGCGGTGTCTGCGCCAGCTTCAACACACAGTGCCAGATGTTGTGGGGACCTAGTGAGTTACACTATTGGTCAAATGTTCTGGACCCGATAACCATTATAGTGANNNNNNNNNNNNNNNNNNNNNNNNNNNNNNNNNNNNNNNNNNNNNNNNNNNNNNNNNNNNNNNNNNNNNNNNNNNNNNNNNNNNNNNNNNNNNNNNNNNNNNNNNNNNNNNNNNNNNNNNNNNNNNNNNNNNNNNNNNNNNNNNNNNNNNNNNNNNNNNNNNNNNNNNNNNNNNNNNNNNNNNNNNNNNNNNNNNNNNNNNNNNNNNNNNNNNNNNNNNNNNNNNNNNNNNNNNNNNNNNNNNNNNNNNNNNNNNNNNNNNNNNNNNNNNNNNNNNNNNNNNNNNNNNNNNNNNNNNNNNNNNNNNNNNNNNNNNNNNNNNNNNNNNNNNNNNNNNNNNNNNNNNNNNNNNNNNNNNNNNNNNNNNNNNN
This region of Salvelinus sp. IW2-2015 linkage group LG6.1, ASM291031v2, whole genome shotgun sequence genomic DNA includes:
- the LOC111965002 gene encoding disintegrin and metalloproteinase domain-containing protein 12-like isoform X5 → MPNGTYIPCPSKDVHCGRLQCQGGNDRPLLGTSAEILTTKVKFNYSDFVCRGTYFHLGDDVSDPAMVAQGTACGLGKACWNQRCQDVSLFGVDDCQSKCNGHGVCNSNKNCHCDVGWAPPDCRYMGHGGSVDSGPARAPRGSDPARVALLVIFLFILPVVLLFLALRFPRCHRNLPCLGTTSLFHKGTGRQQSRTPATERVDARNGEQVQPLRYHWSRQSDIQMTPSPPSNKVQDRPAPPTKPLPSDPVLKQAQKRPAPTKPLPPDPSPHNSQVQSKVAI